From the Carassius auratus strain Wakin chromosome 36, ASM336829v1, whole genome shotgun sequence genome, the window tttgatacatttttcacaTTAAATCTCGTGTCAAGTAAATGTATCCATAACAGAAAACCAGACAAAATACTGAGGAAAAGCAGCATTTTGTGCAGTGTTCATATGATTTATGAACTATAATCCAGAAGTCATTCAACAGATCCAAGTGATAAAATAAACTTCAATTCAAGAGCTATATCAGAAGCGAAGATGCTAAAAAATAcctatttattgtttgaaatatAATACCCATTTTGTGGTGCTTTTTTGTGTTTAATCATGACAGACTTTAATCCTTTAAATCTTCTATGAAGATTATGTACAGTGAGTTCAAATTCAAatacaatgcaatgcaaattTAACATAAAGACATTTAGGGGACTCACCAACAGTATTGCTGACGTTCTCACCCTTCCCATTGTGCTCCATTGTGACCTGCTGCACAGCTCCGGATTGGGGCATGGGCCCCGtactctgacctttgacctctctgCCAGCACTGCCGACTGGTACTGTAGTCTCCAATTGGGAATTAGACAAAATTTGATTGTCATATTCAGTTTGACTCTGGGGTGGATAATCTTCCTACAGGGaccaataaacaaaattaaaggaAACCTGATCATTTTAaaggaattttattttaaaggaacactTAAAACAATTGAAATTTGCTGGAGAATTActctccctcaggccatccaagatgtagatgagtttgtttcttcataggaacagatttggagaaattaagattccatcacttgctcacgaatggatcctctgcagtgaatgggtgccgtcagaatgagtccaaacaggtaataaaaacattccatcaattaatgtcttgtgaaggcaaaagctgtgtgtttgaaagaaaccAATCCATCAAGAagcttttaacttcaaaccattgcttctggatAAAAATTTGAGTCCTCTTTCCATAAAAacgctttcttcagtgaaaaagtctgaatcaggagagaaatctgcacagatcaaaacAGGACTTATGGACTGGTGTTTTATCCAGAACTGTCTTAAGGAGTAAAAATGCCGTAATGATGGATTTCTTCTTTTCAaacacagcttttggcttcacaaggtgttaactgatggactggagtggtgtggattacttgtgatgtttttatcagctgtttgggctctcattctgacggcacccattcactgcagagcatccattgctgagcaagtgacggaatgtcaatttctccaaatctgttgtgatttagaaacaaactcatctacttatttgatggcctgagggtgagtaaatttccagcaaatattcatttttgtgtgaaccattcctttaaacaATCAGTTATTTGAACAAAatcaatttcatttattttgacatgCAATCACACAGAAGTACTTACACGTTGTCTGTTTATAAaacctgaaaatgaaaacaagaaataAGTCAATAGGGTGCATATGTCAGACACTGTGAGCAGCTCAAGTAGGCGCAACAGTGATAGTGTGAGCTGTTTGTTGCGTGCTTAGGCGTTCTGTGGTTTCTCGGGTTGTTatggatgtgttaaatgcatgTCATTCTGAAACACTGTGAATGTTTATGCTGAATCTGACCTTATGGGAATTAAAACACGTGAgagaaaatgcaatgcattttacagTAATAACTGATCTGGGTGGATTCCAGGCCACTAATAGCCACTACACTGCACTTTAGACATGACAATACAATGCTGTGGTTCCAAAAGTTGTTTCTTGggtttaaatttagtttttgaaaatacacaaaaaaatgactGCTGACAAATACAGCATCATTAAAGAGTTGTGTTATTTGTGTTGATTTCAAGTCCTATTCAATTCTGAAGTATTCAAAAGATCCACTGCATTTGATCTTTATATCATACCAAACCATTTTAAAAGGGTTTTCTTTGCCACGCTTTTCTTCAGGATACAGAATCCAGCCATGAACAAGATTATCAACATTAAGATTAATAGCAGCAGCAAGTGGGACTGGATCTCTTCTGCCTTGTCTTTGAGTTGTACAGTGACCCCTGCTGAtgacaacaaaacaaaagttaATGTAAcagaactatttttatttttttacattatattatgtattatttaaatcagCACAACATACACtaccatatatacatacatacttacatttttagttaaaaaaaaattatatataaatatatgcattaagGTAGTGAGAATTGAGCTTAATTGTTATGAAAACACTGCAATAAAAATCCTAATAtttctgtatagtttttatttttattttagttatttagttatctGGTTGCTATTTTCCTTActttaagtttactttttttttttttacagacaacaCCTCCCAACAGTGAATCCAGTGTCATGTTTTGTCAGTACCTGTCATGGGAATGGACGTGCTATTGAAAGTGGTGGTAGTAATGATATTTTTGGTAGAGGACGAGGCTGGCTTCTCTGTTGTGGTATTCCCACACTCATTGTCCTGTGTCGCTGTGCCCTCTCTGAGCATTATCATTCCCAACCGAGCACAACTGTGGAAAAATACAGAGAGAGAATGCATGAGACAAGAGCAGGTTGGACTTaatgttgtgtgtttgtaagcAGCACTGGTTTGATATTCCCTCATATACTCTGGTTAGTGTTTGTTCTTAATCCTCTACTAAATAATCTGCAAATAATTCAACCTTAAATTGAACTTTCCCATATGAACAATGTTCAGACCTCAAAATAACCGACAGAGCTGATAGCACTGTACTTTGCATACTTAAATATGATTGTTCTTCTTTCTGACTTATATTTTCATACTAAATTGTGATAGGGTTTATCTTCTAACCATACAGTATTTAACTATTTATAGCTGCTTGTACTCTTCAAAGTGGCTGTGTGTTGATTCCCATACACatatgacaaaaaacaaaaagaggtGACAAGTAGAAACCTCAaagataaatgtgtgtgtgagagataaagAAAGTGAgcaacagacagagaaagagtgaataaaaaagtgtgaaacttGCTACTGTGTGACCACATATGACTGTTTGACCACATATGACTGTTCGTCTTTCCTTCAAATGAATTTCTGCTGTGTTCATCCCCTTTTTAAAACAGCTGAATTGTTAAATGAAGGACTAGCTGCTTAGTGCCAATTGTGTAAATGGCATAGCTCCTCAAAACAtgcttataaaatatatttaagccTGCTAAAATATTAGTTGCCACAATGCTATCTTACTGAAATTCAAAAGAGCCAACCTGTATGATATTCTGGCCCCTGTATGGATCGAATGCAAGTCTGAAGGATTCTCATttactattcttttttatttcaattttatggaagcttgtttccatcataaaaataaaaacagttctgagaaaaaaagcagATGCCATGTCTGTTTTGGTTTGgcttataatcatttatttttgtctcttattttgtaatttcatCGTAAACATGTTTCCTGTTTAGTCATGCTTCCTGGTTCCTTGTAGTGTAATTCCTTTATTTGTCATATGGAAGTTAGATAGGGCCAAAAATCTTTAAATGGAATGTGAAATTTGACTGTCAAAGCACTGTTTATCAATGTTTGCATGGCAACACTCACAGCAGCCAATGCAACTTCTGTATTTGAGACtatatttgcatatttgacaatgataaacatttttaatgatacaGTGGTATGCACGTATGCTTTTGTTCTTAGGAATAAAAACCATTTAGTTCAGTTGGACAATGGATTGACTGAAACTGataattataatgttaatgttcTACTCTATACAGCGTGCACAGCAGAGCCGCAGCACAGTGCAGCAGGAGTCAGATTTCACTGATCATATGAAGAGAGTGAGAAAGACGCGTTCAATGTGAGTCTGAGCATGCAATTGTGCACAGGGAATTTGGCTTTCAAGCgaaatttaaaagtaaagtaaGAGACCGCTGCTTAAACCAGAGAAGGTGAACACGTCGGTGTTGGTTGAACAAGTCGGTTCTGtaatcagtagtaaatctccatcacttgCTTtgagatggagcagcatttactacacagagacgtagttcactgacaaggaaCACAAAAAATTGTGGATGATATAATCGTACGATTATGAAATAGAATAAATCACTCgcgataatgacagctgtttgaAAGCGTGCACGTGAAAATAACGCATTTAATAACACGTATTTGGAGTTTCAgcgtgagagcgccctctggccttcAAATGGAGATTTACTCCTGATCACAAAACCGTTCTTTACTGGAAGTTACACATGACAATCACAGCTTTAGCCTAACTGCGATTACGATTTTAATttcgatttatcgtgcagccctataatagatgtttatttaatttttttgagtgcTCAAAATACGGAACTATTGCAATGGGCGTGTCATTTCCCCACATGCTCTATGCacggtagaccaatcacaacagactggcacatttgaccaatcagagaagAGTATGGAAAAGAAGGGGTTTATAGAGAGTGAATCATAGACTTGTTTGAGAGTCGTTGGATAGTGAGTTGAGAAAACTAAAGCATTTTTTGACATTGCCTTCATGTAGACCcattgtaggagactcccaaaacaatattaggaaccttaaaaatTGCATTATAGGGTCACTTTAACATGACCATAATGTGCATCTATGGATAAAAAAATCTTGTGAGTTCCATTTATAGACTTTTGCTCCATCTGCCTTCCATATACCCCTGATGTGATCCTTGTTCTTTAGTTCATGTGTCTTCTCATTagtttattgtcatttattagtTCCACTTCGTCATTGGGTATGGTCTTGTGTTTCCCCATGTCCATCAGTTTTGTGTATTAGTGTATTTTTTCCCCTGTAACTACTGTGTAGTGAGTTTTGTCAAGTCTACTCACATTCATGTCATTATTAAATTCTGTTTATTTGTGCTCCTTTTTGGGCTACTTGTCCTCAGTGGGTTATTGTTACATCAGAACTGTGTAACACTTCACAATTCAATTTTCAGACCATGTGGTGCAAATGCAAGAAGAAAAAGATTTAACcatacattctttttttcttttttctctctctccagaaTATGAAAGCAATTGATGCGCAAAAATGCACGTTGCAAGTGTCATTGAAaaccattataaataaaatgctaaacgTGACACAAGGGACAGTGATgtaaaaatcccaaattcattatatttattgctacaatttgttaataaagtatagGTTACTACGTACAGGAAAGCAGATGAGAATATGAACCCAACATGCTGAAatgaatgttttccttttttaaaaagatAGTGGTATAAAAAGGCCTAATTTGATATACACCTTATTAATGTTGCAAACTATATTGCCTACTGGGAAGCAGATGTGACCGGAATATGAACTCGACATGCACACGTGTTTTCctcctaagaaaaaaaaaatatttgaaaacgcTTAATGTGACATTAAGGCATTAAAAAGGCATTAAGATAGCAATCATACTGAACAAAATTAGAAAAACAACACTTGTTTTTGGAACCATTTGTCATGAGCTGAACTTTAAGATCTAAGagtttttctctcaaatattgttcacaatctgtctaaatctctgttagtgagcacttctcctttgccgagataatccatccacctcacaggtgtgacacatcaagatactgattagacagcatgattattgcacaggtgtgccttaggctgatcacaataaaaggccactctaaaatctgcagttttatcacacagcacaatgccaaaGATCTTGCAAGTTTTGAGGAAGCATGCCATTGTCATGATGACTGCAGGAATTTCCACCAGAGCTGTTTcctgtgaattgaatgttcattctctaccataagccgtctccaaaggtgtttcagggaatttggcagtacatccaaccggcctcacaaccgcagactgtgtgtaaccacaccagcccatgacctccacatccagcatcttcacctccaaaaTCTTCTGGGACCGGCCACCCGGACATCTGCTGCAACAATCAGTTtacataaccaaagaatttctgcacagaATCTCTGTCAGAAACCTTCTCAGGGAATCTCATCTCCATTCCCGTCGTCGTAACTAACTTGAGTAGACAAATGCTCACATTCAAtggcgtctggcactttggagaggtgttctcttcatggatgaatcccTGTTTTCACTGTTCAGGGCAAATGGTAGACAGCGTGTATGGCGTTGTGTGGGTgagtggtttgctgatgtcaatgtGTGGATTGAGTAGCTCATGGTGGCGGTGGAGTTATGATATGGGCAGGCATGTGTTATGACCAACGaaaacaggtgcattttattgatggcatttcgAAAGCACAGAGGTACCGTgatgtgccattcatccacgaccatcacctcatgttgcagcatgataatgcacgccccatgttgcaaggatctgtacacaattcctggaagctgaaaacatcctagttcttgcatggccagcatactcaccagacATGTCACACAATGAGCGTGTTTGGGACGCTCTGGATCGAGTATACAACAGCATGTTCCAGTTCCTCCCAATATCCAGAAACTTCACACAGTCATTGAAAAGGAGTGGACCagcattccacaggccacaatcaacaacccgatcaactctatgtgaaggagatgttgCAAATGGAGGTCACCCCAGATACTCACTggttttctgactttttttcatggCTGTACTTTACACATTTATATGCTCAGCTGCCACGGACTTTCCACAGTTGTATCAGCTACCAGTTAGATGGTTTGAGGTAATGTTGGAACtataaaatcaacatttaaaaaacttaaaaactttGTAATTATAATGTCTGTTATGCATAGCTACCACTTTCGCTGTGGCTAGAGCATTGTTGGTATGAGCTGCTGACCAGTTAAGATGCATCATTTGTGGTATGTAGCCtgctttcttattttaatatcactgtcttaatgcattagacatttttaatgcatttttaaataatggttttattGGAGGAAAACACTTAACATCAGACTTTGCGAATTGCGTTCATATTCCAGCCACATCTGCTTGCCTTGCAATTTATACTGAATTTGCCTTTTTACAACACTGTCTTCCTCTATAAAgccacatttgtttatttatatgggGGAAAACTTAATGTGAAATTCAGCACGTTGTGTTCATATCGTTGCCTCATCTGCTTTCTTGTACGTAGAAggctatatattttattaataaactgtatACCAAACTTGGGTTTTTTAGATCcctttttggtcacactttattttagggtccaattctcactattaactaaccattaactatgactttcgcctcaattaactccttatttgctgcttattaatagtttataaggtagtagttaagtttagggtattgggaaGGATTATGGATGTcgtgcattatatgtactttataagcactaataaacagccaatatgttaataatagacatgctaataagcaactagttattagtgtgaattggaccctatactaaagtgttacccacttTTATATATCGCATAATGTGCTTAGTGTGCAATGTATGCTTCCATATTCCGGGCTATTTTGCTTGTTTGAAAATACAGTATGCTTTATTAATAAAGTGTGTACTGAATTTGGATCGTCAATGTTACGGTTTTAGTAGGCTACATTGCATTCAAGCATTCCGTGGCCACACCCCTGCGCTAGTGGTACAGCCCACAGCGCAAATTGCAATGTTGGTTGAAAAATAGAAAAttgtttagatttaatttattcatcCTTTCTGAAAAGTCAAATTTACAAAAGGGAGAGAAATGGCAATTATTCATTTATGAAGtaactggaaaaaaaagaaagaataatgtAATCTTACTCACTCAGTATGAGGAGTGCATGCTTCTAGAGATGCTGTGCTGGAGAACGTGCCTTTTCCACAGGGAACACATGGTTTATGGCAGTTTGTGTCCAAATTAATTCCACTAGTGCAATAAAAACCTGGTTTACAGATGCAAACTCTAGTGCATGGAGTAACTTCCTTCTTATCCTCTGTTTCacccaaaaacacaaaaacagagagagCCGTCAATCAACAAATATTCTACAAAATCATCCGTACATCTTATCTgctgtttattaaattaatattaaaaacttttgaattgtactGTTGAATTGTTTTCACACTACACTTAATCCAGATAACGGACTCTTcacacaaaattttatttatttatttacagacacacacacacacacacacacacatgtatatttgcattatggtaatgacaattgtgcttaattgtcatgaaaactATGCTGCAAAAATCCTAATATTTCTACAACaggcttaattttctttttgcaaaatgTTGTCctttatcagtgttattttattagcattgagatactattatactttataatatgataatattatagtcaataaataattagaataaatagttttatattttaccatttctttttgatttacaaatttttttgtatgttttgtaatttttttgtagtttatttttttattttttattttttttaaatctatatagtttttcttaatttttattttagtttgagttatttagTTATATAAATCTGGTTACTATTTCCCTCACTTTaagtttcaaatatattttatacattgatTTCCAAAAAGGTATATACAGACAACACCTCCCAACAGTGAATCCAGTGTCATGTTTTGTCAGTACCTGTCATGGGAATGGACGTGCTATTGAAAGTGGTGGTAGTAATGATATTTTTGGTAGAGGATGAGGTTGGCTTCACTGTTGTGGCATTCCCACACTCATTGTCCTGTGTCGCTGTGCCCTCTCTGAGCATTAT encodes:
- the LOC113055411 gene encoding uncharacterized protein LOC113055411 isoform X2, whose translation is MRRKLLHALRPAIEFASVNQVFIALVGNNYQTHCHQPCVPCGKGMFRSTPSLEDCSPHTDCARLGMIMLREGTATQDNECGNATTVKPTSSSTKNIITTTTFNSTSIPMTEDKKEVTPCTRVCICKPGFYCTSGINLDTNCHKPCVPCGKGTFSSTASLEACTPHTDCARLGMIMLREGTATQDNECGNTTTEKPASSSTKNIITTTTFNSTSIPMTGVTVQLKDKAEEIQSHLLLLLILMLIILFMAGFCILKKSVAKKTLLKWFGFINRQREDYPPQSQTEYDNQILSNSQLETTVPVGSAGREVKGQSTGPMPQSGAVQQVTMEHNGKGENVSNTVGSIYIYSPGMVILGSNSGDKKEEAGLCEEGVPLISRPQQESNPPSQEVRIRISAPEEAEEELSLSFPVPATEKVRT
- the LOC113055411 gene encoding uncharacterized protein LOC113055411 isoform X1 encodes the protein MRRKLLHALRPAIEFASVNQVFIALVGNNYQTHCHQPCVPCGKGMFRSTPSLEDCSPHTDCARLGMIMLREGTATQDNECGNATTVKPTSSSTKNIITTTTFNSTSIPMTEDKKEVTPCTRVCICKPGFYCTSGINLDTNCHKPCVPCGKGTFSSTASLEACTPHTDCARLGMIMLREGTATQDNECGNTTTEKPASSSTKNIITTTTFNSTSIPMTAGVTVQLKDKAEEIQSHLLLLLILMLIILFMAGFCILKKSVAKKTLLKWFGFINRQREDYPPQSQTEYDNQILSNSQLETTVPVGSAGREVKGQSTGPMPQSGAVQQVTMEHNGKGENVSNTVGSIYIYSPGMVILGSNSGDKKEEAGLCEEGVPLISRPQQESNPPSQEVRIRISAPEEAEEELSLSFPVPATEKVRT